AGCCAACCTCTTTCGCGTAGGAGCTGAAGTGCGGATGGCGCCGTGGCTACGCCTGCGAGGAGGCATACGTGGCGAGGCCGAAGTATTTGCGCCTGAGGGCAGCCCTATCGAGGAAGATGCGGTTTCCTACGAAGTGTATAGCGTGGGGATGGGTATTGCCTACCATCGCGTTCGTCTCAATTTCGCTTACGAATATGCCCACATCAAGTACCAGGACGTCTGGGCTAGCGCACTCAGCAAAAACAGTGCGGTGCGTCATGCCCTGACGGCTAACGTGGGTTTTTCGCTGTAGGTCTTGCCCGCTAATTAAGAGGAGGTGCGCCATGAAACGTTGTGTTACTGCGAGCTTGCTGACGCTAGGTTTGATGGTTATAGCCTGCCCACCCTTAAGAGCGCAGTCAGCAGGCGACTACCGAACACGCGACAGCGGCAACTGGAGCCAGGCCTCCATCTGGGAACGCTTTACTGGAGCAGCTTGGACAGCCGCCACCAGTGCGCCCACAGGGGCTGAGACGATCACCGTACGCAGTACCGATTCGGTGTTTGTCGACGTGCCTGTAACCCTTACCGGGCGCCTAATTAACCAGGGCATTGTGCATGCAGAAGCAGGAAGGCTAACCATAGGCAATGGAGGGGTTTATCAGCACGATCGAGACGGCGGCAAAATCCCCATAGCCACTTGGAGCGAAGGCGCTACGCTACACTTAACGGGTGTAGTCGCACAAGCCCCAGCTAACCGGAATCAGCCCTACTATCACATCATCTTTGAAACCCCAGCCCTTGCTTCAAACCTGAACCTAGGTCTCGATAACGTTACCATTGGAGGAGACATTCGCGTGCTAGATACCGGGACGGCGCGCTGGTATCTCACGACTACCGCAGCATACGATACCGCGGTTGTTACCATCAACGGGGACGTGTACGTTGAAAAGGGTGCCTTTGCGGTTCAAGGCACAAGCAATGCGTACTCTACCTTTATTGTCCATCATTACGGCAACATCATCGTAACCGGCGGTAATTTCTCCATCAGCCGCGGGTCGCAGCCGGGAGGCACAACAACCTGGTATCTCTACGAAGGGGATTTCTCCTTTGCCAATGCCACAACCCAGAGCTCTACGGCAACGCCTGGGGGAGCAAAGTTTGTATTTGCAAAGCAAGGTACGCAGCGCCTAACCATTGGCGAAGGCAGCAACCTGCAGGCCCTGCCGATTGAGGTGCTTTCGGGTACCACACTGGAGATGGGCGAAAGTCGTCTGGCCGGCAGTGGCATTTTCTATTTACATGCCGACGCAGTGTTGGGTACCGCACTGCCAGGCGGGGTCGCCGCTATCTTCGAAAATGTTACCGGTCAAGTAACGCTTGAAGATGAATCGGGGTATGCTTTTAACGGGAGTGTGCCTCAAGTGACTAGCACGCGCATGCCTACCGTTGTGGGTGACCTGATCATCGATAATCCGGCCGGCGTAAAGCTTTCGCAAGAAACCACCATCAATGGCGTGCTTCGGCTCAAAGCAGGGGTGCTAGATAACTCGATTCCTTTCACCCTGGGACCCAACGGTTCTATCTCGTATGAAGGTGGAAGTCTGCTGTACCCTGTGGCCAACGAAACAAGAAGCGAACTGCCGCAGACGTTTGTGCTCGAGCAGAACTACCCCAATCCCTTCCGTCGGGTTACTACGATTCGGTTTGGGCTCCCTACAAGTGGATACGTGTCGGTTAAGCTCTACGACCTGCTCGGAAAGGAGGTGCAGACCCTGTTTGAAGGATACAAACCAGCTGGATTTCATGAGTTGACGCTAGAGGCAGGCCCTCTAAGCCCCGGTGTGTACTGGTATCGGGTGCAAACTGCGCAAAGCGCAGCTGCTAGGCAGCTGGTGCTAATTCGGTAAAGTCACGCATCCGAAGAGACTTAAAGCCTTCGGGAGACAAGCGCAGCAACCAGTAACC
This portion of the Rhodothermus bifroesti genome encodes:
- a CDS encoding T9SS type A sorting domain-containing protein gives rise to the protein MKRCVTASLLTLGLMVIACPPLRAQSAGDYRTRDSGNWSQASIWERFTGAAWTAATSAPTGAETITVRSTDSVFVDVPVTLTGRLINQGIVHAEAGRLTIGNGGVYQHDRDGGKIPIATWSEGATLHLTGVVAQAPANRNQPYYHIIFETPALASNLNLGLDNVTIGGDIRVLDTGTARWYLTTTAAYDTAVVTINGDVYVEKGAFAVQGTSNAYSTFIVHHYGNIIVTGGNFSISRGSQPGGTTTWYLYEGDFSFANATTQSSTATPGGAKFVFAKQGTQRLTIGEGSNLQALPIEVLSGTTLEMGESRLAGSGIFYLHADAVLGTALPGGVAAIFENVTGQVTLEDESGYAFNGSVPQVTSTRMPTVVGDLIIDNPAGVKLSQETTINGVLRLKAGVLDNSIPFTLGPNGSISYEGGSLLYPVANETRSELPQTFVLEQNYPNPFRRVTTIRFGLPTSGYVSVKLYDLLGKEVQTLFEGYKPAGFHELTLEAGPLSPGVYWYRVQTAQSAAARQLVLIR